Part of the Geobacter pickeringii genome, GCACGGTGTTCCCCGCCGGATCGACCCAGATGTCGTTGTCGACCATCGGATAGAGATCGTTCTGGAGGTGGACCACATTCCCCCCCTGGGGGAAGGGCTCCATCCCCATCACCTCCATGGCCACCCCCTTCACCTTCACCCCCTCCGCGTCGAGCATCGGCACCGTGATCCGTTTCCCCGGTGCCATCCCCTTCATGAGGGGGTAGAGGTTCATGGCGGCCGGGGGGTAGACCGCCCCCTTCGCCTTCAGGAGTTTCTCCTTCCGCTTCCCCTCCGACAGCACCGTGACCTTCACCCCCTTGGGGGTCGCCTCTCCGTCCAGGGTGAGGGGGGTGCCGTCCAGCACCTCGTCCACGTGGAACGAGCGGAGGGAGAGGTCGCGGTTCACGCGGTAGCGCTCCCGGGAGATCGCCTGGCGGGAAAAGCCGAGCACGACCATTTTAACGGCCGACTCGGCGGTGATCTCGTATCCCTCCGCACTGGCGGCAATCTCCTGCCGGGCAAAGCCGGTCCGCTCTCCGCCGAGGGAGATGGCGAACCACCGGACCCCGAGGGGAGGGGCCGCAAGACGGGGGATGGGGGATGGGGCGGCGACGGCGGCAGTGGCGGTGAGGCAGAGGAACACGGCGACAGCGCCGCGGAGTGAGGTGCGGTTCATGGGAATGGTTCCTCGGTGCGGCAGGGGGAGAGAGCAGAAGGTGCGGCGCCGTCTCTCCCCTGCGTTCGGGTCACTCGGTGAAGATCGGCTCTCCGGAGGCCTCGGGGCGCTCTTCCTCCTGCTGGAGGGCGCAGCGATCGGCAGGGGGGAGGTCGTTCTCCGGCTCACCCTTTGTGAGGAGAAGCGAGAGGTGATCGAGCAGCTGTTTTCTGCCGGCGGGGCCCAGCCTGCGGAATTCGACAATCAGTTTGTGCTCGTCAATGGTCAGCTCCATGGGGGGCTCCTTTGGGGGAAGTCGGCGCCGGGACGCCGCGGAAACGGGTGATACCGTGGAGGTTATATCACAAAGAGGTGGGGGTGGCAATCGGCGCCGCCACCCCGCGGCGCGCCGGCAGCGGCCCCGGCCGGTTGTGGGTGCTGATGGATAAAAATGCTTTAAATTTTAATGAGTTATGGCAATATATTTTGTTGCGAAGCACAATGTGGCGGGGTATACTATGTATGAAAGAATTGCGAGGGCCGCAAGGCTCTCATTATGCCCTAGTTGACTTTCCCTCCTAGTCGCTAGGGTGTTTTTTTGCCTTCGGCATGGTTGTGCCGTTGGTGGCACGGGGCGCAGGCGCTGTGTCATCGGTTGCACAATCCCTCCGTTTGGACTATCCTGACCGGAAATCTGCAATCAATCCCCGTCTACCCATTCCCGAGGAGCCATGGAACCGATCGTTACCATCAAGGAGAGTTGTCGCAAGTGCTACCGCTGCGTTCGCAGCTGCCCCGTGAAGGCGATCAAGGTGGAGCAGAGCCACACCGAGATCATCTTCGACCGCTGTATCGGCTGCGGCAACTGCCTCAGCAACTGCCCCCAGCAGGCCAAGGTGGTGGCCGACAAGGTGACGGTCACCGAGGAGCTCCTCGGTGCGGAGGGGGTGGTGGTGGCCGTGCTCGGCTCCTCGTTCCCCACCTACTTCCATAACGTGGCGCCGGGGCAGCTCGTGGCCGGCCTGAAGCAGCTCGGATTCGGCGAGGTCCACGAGGGGGCCTACGGCGCGGAGCTGGTCGCCGCGGACTATGCCCTGATCACCGCCGCGGGCGACCGCCCCCATATTACGTCCCACTGCCCGGCCATCGTCGACCTGATCGAGCGCCACTATCCGAAGCTCCTCCCGTCTCTGGTGCCGGTGGTCACGCCGATGGTGGCCATGGGGCGGTTTCTCAAGGATGCCCTTGGCCCCCGGGCCCGGGTGGTTTACATCAGCTCCTGCATCGCCGCGAAATTCGAGACCCAGATGAAGGAGACCCGCGGGGCGATCGATGTGGTGCTGACCTACAAGGAGCTGGAGGGGGTCTTCCGCAGCCGCGGCATCACTCTCTCCACTCTCGCCGAGGAGCCGTTCGACGGGGTCCAGCCGGGCAACGGCCGGCTGTTTCCCCTCTCCGAAGGGACCTTCCGGGCCTTTTCCATCCCCGCCGATCCCTTCGACACCGAAATCGTCGCAGCCTGCGGCGAGGTGAACGTCATGGGGATCATCAACGATCTGGCGGCCGGCCGCATCTCCCCCCGGATCGCCGACCTCCGCTTCTGCTACGACGGCTGCATCGGCGGCCCCGGCCGGAACCGGGCGCTGACCGAGTTCTACCGCCGCAATCTCGTCATCAACCACTACCGGAAATCGGTCCCCTACCGCACCGCGCCCCACTACGAGGGAACCCCGGAGACGGTGGCGCTCCAGCGGACCTTCGCCAGCAAGCACGCGCGGCTCGAGGCGCCGACGGCGAACGACGTCAAGAAGATTCTCCAGGCGACCAACAAGTACGCCATCAAGGATGAACTGAACTGCCGCGCCTGCGGTTACCGGACCTGCCGCGAGTACGCGGTGGCGGTCTTCCAGGGGCTGGCCGAGATCGAGATGTGCCTCCCCTACACCCTCCAGCAACTGGAGGAGGACCGGGGGCGCCTGATCCAGAAGTACGAACTGGCACGCCGGGAGCTGGACCGGGAGTATGGCGACGAGTTCATCGTCGGCAGCGACCGCAAGACCCTGGAGGTGCTCGGCCTCATCAAGCAGGTGGGTCCTACCCCCACCACGGTTCTGATCCGCGGCGAGTCGGGGACCGGCAAGGAGCTCACCGCCCGGGCCATCCACCGTTACAGCAAGCGCAACGACAAGCCCCTCGTGACGGTGAACTGCACCACCATCACCGACTCGCTCCTGGAGAGCGAGCTCTTCGGCCACAAGCGGGGCGCCTTTACCGGCGCCATTGCCGAGAAGAAGGGGCTGTTCGAGGCGGCCGACGGCGGCACCATCTTCCTCGACGAGATCGGGGATATCACCCCCAAGCTCCAGGCGGAGCTGCTCCGGGTCCTCGACATGGGGGAGGTTCGTCCCGTGGGGGGGACGGCGGCGAAGAAGGTGGACGTGCGACTCATCGCCGCCACCAACCGCAATCTGGAGGAAGGGGTGCGGGAGGGATGGTTCCGGGAGGACCTCTACTACCGGCTCAACGTCTTCACCATCACCATGCCCCCCCTCAGAAGCCGTGTGGAGTCGGTGCCGATCCTCGCCCTCCACTTCCTGGAAAAGGCAAGCACCAAGCTCAACAAGAAGATCGTCGCCATCGAGGAGCGGGCCATCAAGGCGCTGGTGCAGTATCCGTGGCCCGGCAACATCCGCGAGATGCAGAACGTCATCGAGCGGGCATCGGTCCTGACCCACGACGACGTGATCCGGCTCGAGAACCTTCCCCGGGCCTTCTCTGAACGCCACGAGAATGACTCCCTGGCGACCCTCGACACCCGGAGCTCCTTCCGGGCCGAGCGGGAGCGGCATGTGGTCAAACTGGAAAAGAAGCTCGTCCAGCGATTTCTGACGGAGGCCAACGGCAACGTTACCCAGGCGGCCAAGCTGGCCAATATTCCCCGCCGCACCTTCTACCGCCTCCTCGACAAGTACCGCCTCAAGGAGCGGGACGCCAAGGGGCGTCATCTGATAGACGAGGAGTAGTGGAAGGTGTGCACTTTTGGCCAGAGTGTGTCATTCGTGGCACAATAATGTAAACAAAAAAAATGATTAGTTTATACCAATGTTTTAAAAAGCAGTGATTTTCATTGGTTGCAGAAATTTTTTCGTTCCCTCTATTTTGGCATGTATATCGCTAGTGTATTCGCAATAACGCACGGCACCAATACATGCACACCATACACGGAGGAAACCAACCATGGGCAGAATGAGAGAAAATCCGCGCTACAACGTCATTTCCATGAGAGTCAGCGACGAGGAGCGCGAGCGGCTGCAGCAGATCATGGAGACCACCCACATGAGCGTCTCCGATATCATGAGGGAGGCGATGGACCTCTTCACCGTCAAGCTCGAACAGTCCCAGGACGCCGATCAGAAGGCCGCCTGAACAAGAAAAAGGGTCCCCCGCGGGACCCTTTCTTTTTTGCGCTCATATTTTCGCTCTCTGCCGCGACACCCTTTCCGGCACGAGATGCCGCACACGACACACTGAAAAGCGGCGGAAGGTCGATACCTTCCGCCGCTTTTTCGTTTTGTTCCGACCCGTTGCTCCTTACTTGACGTTCCAGGTCGTCCCCTGGGGCGAGTCGAGGAGGACGATGCTGTGGGCGAGGAGCTGGTCGCGAATCTCGTCGCTGCGCTGGTAATCCCGGGCCGCCCGGGCCGCCGTGCGCTCCTCGATGAGCCGTTCGATCTCTTCCTCCGTAATGGTCAGGCCGGTGCTCTTTCGCCCCTTGAGGCGCTCGGCGAATCCCTCGGGGGACGAGGAGAAGATGCCGAGAACGGTGCCGATTTCGCTTACTCCCCGACGGGCCGCGGTCAGGGCCTTCCGGGCTTCGGCCCCGGATGGCGCCCCTTCGGCCAGGGCCTTGTTGGCGCTCCGGACCAGGTCGAAGACGTAGCCGAGGGCCTGTGCCGTGTTGAAATCGTCGTCCATCGCCTCGCGAAACCGTGACGGAAGCTGCTCTACCTTCTCGGCCAGCTCCCGCTCGGTGTCGGCCAGCGATGGGGTCTGTGCCGCCGATGGCACACCCTCCAGAAGGGCGTCGATCCCC contains:
- a CDS encoding ribbon-helix-helix protein, CopG family, which encodes MGRMRENPRYNVISMRVSDEERERLQQIMETTHMSVSDIMREAMDLFTVKLEQSQDADQKAA
- a CDS encoding sigma 54-interacting transcriptional regulator, whose protein sequence is MEPIVTIKESCRKCYRCVRSCPVKAIKVEQSHTEIIFDRCIGCGNCLSNCPQQAKVVADKVTVTEELLGAEGVVVAVLGSSFPTYFHNVAPGQLVAGLKQLGFGEVHEGAYGAELVAADYALITAAGDRPHITSHCPAIVDLIERHYPKLLPSLVPVVTPMVAMGRFLKDALGPRARVVYISSCIAAKFETQMKETRGAIDVVLTYKELEGVFRSRGITLSTLAEEPFDGVQPGNGRLFPLSEGTFRAFSIPADPFDTEIVAACGEVNVMGIINDLAAGRISPRIADLRFCYDGCIGGPGRNRALTEFYRRNLVINHYRKSVPYRTAPHYEGTPETVALQRTFASKHARLEAPTANDVKKILQATNKYAIKDELNCRACGYRTCREYAVAVFQGLAEIEMCLPYTLQQLEEDRGRLIQKYELARRELDREYGDEFIVGSDRKTLEVLGLIKQVGPTPTTVLIRGESGTGKELTARAIHRYSKRNDKPLVTVNCTTITDSLLESELFGHKRGAFTGAIAEKKGLFEAADGGTIFLDEIGDITPKLQAELLRVLDMGEVRPVGGTAAKKVDVRLIAATNRNLEEGVREGWFREDLYYRLNVFTITMPPLRSRVESVPILALHFLEKASTKLNKKIVAIEERAIKALVQYPWPGNIREMQNVIERASVLTHDDVIRLENLPRAFSERHENDSLATLDTRSSFRAERERHVVKLEKKLVQRFLTEANGNVTQAAKLANIPRRTFYRLLDKYRLKERDAKGRHLIDEE